A single genomic interval of Camelina sativa cultivar DH55 chromosome 11, Cs, whole genome shotgun sequence harbors:
- the LOC104725644 gene encoding uncharacterized protein LOC104725644, translated as MIGKDSDLPVSTPPAETRVSASLPCFQASVEGLRKRKSLVEAGRRDVFYGEDDVADLMFREEEVEQDMVMRAYRSNEAMKTIQDLRRTRTRFFCFECFDFLKLFFSRYRRT; from the coding sequence atgatcggaAAAGATTCTGACTTACCTGTGTCAACTCCGCCGGCGGAAACACGAGTTTCTGCATCGCTGCCATGTTTTCAGGCGAGTGTTGAAGGGTTACGTAAACGGAAGAGTTTAGTTGAAGCAGGAAGGAGAGATGTCTTCTACGGAGAAGATGACGTGGCGGATTTGATGTTTAGAGAAGAGGAAGTGGAACAGGACATGGTCATGAGAGCTTACAGAAGCAACGAAGCTATGAAAACTATACAAGATCTGAGACGAACTCGAACAAGGTTCTTTTGCTTTGAATGTTTTGActttctcaaact
- the LOC104725646 gene encoding cell number regulator 6: MMSDGGAPSRYVKLTKEQAPVDEINPGELNQPIEVSHLAVHKCNECGQPLPENFEAPADEPWTTGIFGCTEDMTSFWQGLICPSVLFGRVYETLSDEETSCTKACICHSIVVEGGLTAASIVACVPGIDPHTSFLICEGLLFIWWMCGIYTGNVRQNLQRKYHLKNSPCDPCMVHCCLHFCAICQEHREMKNRLSDNFVMPMTVINPPPVQEMSASVPVSHHSSDLEMRPL; the protein is encoded by the exons ATG ATGTCGGACGGAGGAGCACCGTCGAGGTACGTTAAGTTAACAAAGGAGCAAGCTCCCGTCGATGAGATTAATCCCGGCGAACTCAATCAACCCATTGAGGTTTCTCAT CTAGCTGTTCACAAATGTAACGAGTGTGGCCAACCTTTACCTGAGAATTTTGAAGCTCCTGCTGATGAGCCTTGGACTACCGGAATCTTCGGCTGTACTGAGGACATGACTAGTT TTTGGCAGGGACTTATCTGCCCAAGTGTTCTATTTGGACGTGTCTATGAGACTCTGAGTGACGAGGAAACCTCGTGTACCAAAGCATGTATTTGCCATTCCATTGTAGTTGAAGGAGGTCTTACTGCTGCGTCCATTGTTGCTTGTGTTCCCGGTATAGATCCCCATACCTCTTTTCTTATATGTGAAGGCTTGTTGTTTATTTGGTGGATGTGTGGTATCTACACTGGAAACGTCCGTCAAAATCTTCAGAGGAAATATCATCTCAAG AACTCTCCATGTGATCCATGTATGGTGCATTGTTGCCTTCACTTTTGTGCGATTTGTCAAGAGCACCGTGAGATGAAGAACCGTCTTTCGGATAACTTTGTGATGCCCATGACTGTTATTAACCCGCCACCGGTTCAAGAGATGAGTGCCTCTGTCCCGGTCTCACACCATAGCTCTGATCTTGAGATGAGGCCATTGTAG
- the LOC104725650 gene encoding probable long-chain-alcohol O-fatty-acyltransferase 11, with the protein MDEELKNFIKVWVSVIISASYCYYVPTRIKSGIFRFLSVRPVCALFLVLPLFFSSVHFSGSTAFFLSWLANVKLILFCFDKGPLFPLPSNLPRFICFACFPIKLQQNPKHRTFLFRWENPIEVLFSNQFVTKVVILGVVLHLYNLIQHLYPVVLLFLYPLHLYLVLEILLKLVNAFFSVALDCELEPQLNEPYLSCSLRDFWGHLWTLMLPTILRPVVYARLQRTTQGKMNPDQSLYLGVIVAFLISGVLHELLFFYITREPPTGKVTLFFVLHGVCIVAYDARLKKKIIRWTGFEFGPCLMLQVVVMGFVVVTAGWLFFPPLVRTGETQRFANEALFFIGFVKRKFFTFGSIMNHSCNIMSKGFMYLCSSIIKS; encoded by the coding sequence atggatgaagaactcAAGAACTTCATCAAGGTTTGGGTTTCGGTAATAATCTCCGCATCTTACTGTTACTACGTACCAACCAGAATCAAATCTGGTATCTTTAGATTTCTTTCTGTTCGTCCGGTTtgtgctctgtttcttgttcttcctctgtttttctcctCTGTTCACTTCTCTGGTTCCACAGCGTTTTTCCTCTCATGGCTCGCCAATGTCAAACTCATACTATTCTGCTTCGATAAAGGCCCTCTTTTCCCACTTCCCTCAAATCTCCCTCGATTCATCTGCTTCGCTTGCTTCCCCATCAAGCTTCAACAAAACCCTAAGCATCGAACCTTTTTGTTCAGATGGGAAAACCCCATTGAAGTTTTATTTAGTAACCAATTCGTCACTAAAGTTGTAATCTTGGGTGTAGTGTTACATTTGTATAATCTCATACAGCATCTATATCCCGTTGTGCTATTGTTTCTGTATCCTCTCCATCTATACTTGGTACTTGAGATTCTCTTAAAGCTCGTCAACGCTTTCTTTTCTGTAGCTCTTGATTGCGAACTCGAGCCACAGCTTAATGAACCATACTTATCCTGTTCTCTTCGAGACTTCTGGGGTCACTTGTGGACACTCATGCTCCCGACGATCCTCCGGCCTGTCGTCTACGCTCGTCTGCAGCGAACCACCCAAGGGAAAATGAACCCCGATCAATCTCTGTACTTGGGAGTTATTGTCGCATTCCTCATCTCCGGTGTACTTCACGAGTTGCTCTTCTTCTATATTACCCGTGAGCCGCCTACAGGAAAAGTTACTCTCTTCTTCGTGTTACATGGGGTTTGCATTGTGGCGTACGACgcgaggttgaagaagaagattatacGGTGGACGGGGTTTGAATTTGGACCGTGTTTGATGTTACAAGTGGTGGTTATGGGGTTTGTCGTTGTGACTGCTGGTTGGTTGTTTTTCCCACCTCTTGTCAGGACCGGCGAGACTCAGAGATTCGCTAACGAAGCCTTGTTCTTCATTGGTTTCGTCAAGCGcaagttttttacttttggCTCGATTATGAATCATTCTTGCAATATCATGAGTAAGggatttatgtatttatgtagCTCGATTATCAAATCATAG
- the LOC104725649 gene encoding luc7-like protein 3, whose protein sequence is MDAQRALLDELMGAARNLTDEERRGFKEVKWDDREVCAFYMVRFCPHDLFVNTRSDLGACSRIHDPKLKESFENSPRHDSYVPKFEAELAQFCEKLVNDLDRKVRRGRERLAQEVEPPPPPSLSAEKAEQLSVLEEKVKNLLEQVEALGEEGKVDEAEALMRKVEALNAEKTVLLQRPTDKVLAMAQEKKMALCEVCGSFLVANDAVERTQSHVTGKQHVGYGLVREFLAEQKAAKDKGKEEEKLVRGKETDDKRKPREKESEGKRSGSSDRDRYRDRDRDRDGDRHRDRGRDHRKPYDRRSRSGREGRDRSRSRSPHGRSGHRRVSRSPIRQY, encoded by the exons ATGGATGCTCAGCGAGCTCTGTTAGACGAACTTATGGGAGCAG CTCGTAATCTGACagacgaagaaagaagaggGTTCAAGGAGGTTAAGTGGGACGATAGAGAGGTCTGTGCATTCTATATGGTTCGATTTTGTCCTCATGACCTCTTCGTTAACACTCGAAGCGATCTTG GAGCGTGCTCGAGAATTCATGATCCAAAGCTGAAAGAGAG tttcGAAAACTCTCCAAGGCATGATTCCTATGTGCCTAAATTCGAGGCTGAGCTTGCACAGTTTTGTGAGAAGTTG GTGAATGATCTTGATAGGAAGGTCAGGCGTGGACGTGAACGCCTTGCACAAGAGGTTGAGCCGCCTCCACCACCTTCTCTATCTGCAGAAAAAGCTGAACAATTGTCTGTTTTGGAGGAAAAAGTTAAGAACCTTTTGGAACAAGTGGAAGCACTTGGTGAAGAGGGCAAAGTGGATGAAGCTGAAGCGCTAATGAGAAAG GTGGAAGCGCTTAATGCTGAGAAGACAGTCTTGTTACAACGACCAACTGATAAGGTACTTGCTATGgcacaagagaagaagatggcaCTGTGTGAGGTTTGTGGATCATTCCTTGTGGCTAATGATGCTGTAGAAAGGACGCAGTCTCATGTCACTGGAAAACAACATGTTGGCTATGGCTTGGTCCGGGAGTTTCTTGCTGAACAAAAA gCTGCTAAAGataaaggaaaggaagaagaaaagctagtCAGAGGAAAAGAAACAGATGATAAGAGGAAACCAAGGGAAAAGGAAAGCGAGGGTAAGAGGAGTGGGTCTAGTGATAGAGATAGATACCGTGATCGGGATCGGGACAGAGATGGTGATAGACACAGGGACCGTGGTAGGGATCATAGAAAGCCTTATGACAGGAGATCGAGAAGTGGGAGAGAGGGTCGTGATCGAAGCAGGTCACGATCTCCTCATGGAAGGTCTGGTCACAGAAGAGTGTCAAGAAGCCCCATTCGCCAGTACTAG